A region of the Alligator mississippiensis isolate rAllMis1 chromosome 5, rAllMis1, whole genome shotgun sequence genome:
GGGTCAGTTGACTTCacggctcattgttcttcacttcaaAGGTGTTAACAACcatccctccctttcagtggttTTAATGGTCCACTAATCCAGCTAAACTTCCTTAGGGCAGATTTGTTGGCTATTAGCCACTCTGGTCTCTATCCTCCTGTTTCATAGCCCTAGAGACTCTTTAGCTCCTTTcagaatcatagatccacccatggaaacCAGTCTTCAGCAACAGTAAGGATTAGTTTTTGCTTGAGTAGGAAAGGGACAGTGAGTCAACTGAAGGTTAGGcactgtccctgctctatgcagccaaaactagaaaaataatttcttcatttcgcctttcaaaaatgaaatgcattttaTATTCTAAGtcatgttatatgcaagaaaacacAGTATTTCCTATGACTACAAAAATGTACAGCTGCATCCAAAGGCAGGAAAgcatccagtatcttttattccTAGATTTCTGGACTAAAATTAATCTTGCTACTGTTGTTACTATGTTTTTTAATAATAAACTAATTCCATTTGTTTTAGCAGTAAAATATTCCTCTACTCTTTCCATTCGTTAACATATTAAAATCAAACAGTTCTGACTTCAAGCATGATATTCTTTGTCtgtttgtaaatatatcaattcaTGGTTATGAactatttatattaaaataaataaggcTATATTTATTTTGGTTCATCTTTCATAGCCTTTGCTACTTTGAAAGAACTGTAACATAACAATAGTAACAAAGATAAGATCTGAAAAAAGTTAAGTAGCTTCAACACAGATTGTTAATATGGTGGTTGAGGAATCCCTTTAtgatattatatattttaatttatttttttgcatttattttgagACTAAATTGTGACTGAGAGTGCCTTTGTTTTTACTGAACCATCTTCTCTTGAGCAGTCCTCTGGTGCCATTGCATAAAGGAATCCAAGGCCAACAGTAAGAACTGGAAGCATGTAAATGGAAAAATCAAGGCAACTGATTAAATTTTTAACAGGCTTAAATGCTTTCATGTTTCCTTCTCCTGTTTCCCATATCCTTTGGCTGATTTAACAAACAGAATaaggaaatgccttgctgaatTTCTTAGATATATTCCACCTTTGTCAGGAATTAAGAGATGACTACTTTTACTGTACCAGATTTATATAGAAGATATGTGTTACAGTGTTCTAACCTGACCactaatttgtttctttttcataaGTAAGATATACAGCCTTCAATCACTTAAAATTATGACTGATTGTATTCACTCTTGCATTACATCTTTTCTGCTGAACTTTGAAAAATCGAATGTATTCAATAtgctggctgttttcagaatgaattACAAGTTACAAATATTCTCTTTCAGAGACATGTGACGCAATCCAGTGGCAACCGCAAATTCAAGTGCACTGAATGTGgaaaagctttcaaatacaaacaCCATCTAAAGGAACACCTACGAATCCACAGTGGTAAATATTACAAGTGTTGTTATCCATATTGATCAGTGTCATGCACATGCTATATAGCTGTGATGCAAAATCAATTTTGTAACTATTAGTTTAACATATAAACTTCATAATGCATGCCACAAATGGCATAAGCAGACTTTCTGTGTGGAATGCAGctgatcagggaggggacagacagcacagtggcacgtggggcagggagcagaaagcagatggggcagggagcacgggacaagaagcagaaagagcagaagatcaggcaagagaaggggatcaaagtggcatgcagggaggggtggtgctAATTGTGGCTTGCCTGCCAAAATAGTTGTCCCCTACTAATTTAGTTCATTGTAAAGGGTTTGTTACCAAAGTTATATCTAGAACTGTGTGGAGATGCATTGTTTTCTGGGTATTATGGCTTGATAGAGATGCTATGTAATCTAATgaataatctttttatttttcttcaggagAGAAGCCATATGAGTGCCCAAACTGCAAGAAACGTTTTTCCCATTCTGGTTCATATAGTTCACACATAAGCAGTAAGAAATGTATTGGTTTGATGCCTGTGAATGGTCGAGCACGGTCAGGGCTCAAGACATCTCagtgctcctccccttccctttctgcaTCACCGGGCAGCCCAGCAAGACCACAGATACGTCAAAAGATAGAAAACAAGCCCTTACAAGAGCAACTTCCTGTTAACCAAATTAAAACGGAACCTGTGGATTATGAATTCAAGCCCATTGTGGTTGCTTCAGGAATCAATTGTTCAACCCCTTTGCAAAATGGGGTTTTTAGTGGTGGTAGCCCATTGCAGGCAACCAGTTCTCCTCAGGGTGTAGTGCAAGCTGTTGTTTTACCAACCGTGGGTCTGGTGTCTCCCATAAGCATCAACTTAAGTGACATTCAAAATGTGCTTAAAGTGGCAGTGGATGGTAATGTAATAAGGCAAGTATTGGAAAATAATCATGCTAATCTTGCATCCAAAGAACAAGAAACAATCAACACTGCATCCATACCACAAGCTGGTCATTCACTCATTTCAGCTATCAGTCTTCCTTTGGTTGATCAAGATGGAACAACCAAAATTATCATCAATTACAGTTTAGAACAGCCTAGTCAACTTCAGGTTGTTCCACAGaacctaaaaaaagaaaactctgtCTCCACAAACAGctgcaaaaatgaaaaattacCAGAAGATCTCACAGTGAAgtctgagaaagaaaaaaactttgAAGGGGAAACCAATGATAGCACTTGCCTTCTTTGTGATGACTGTCCAGGAGATCTTAATGCACTTCAAGAATTAAAGCACTATGATCCAAAAAATCCCACCCAGCTTTCTCAGCTCAGTGGGACAGAAGCTGAGAAATCTGAATCCCCTGCTCCATCAGAAGCAGGGGAAGGCAATTTATCTCCTGGTCAGCCACCTTTAAAGAACCTTTTATCTCTCCTAAAAGCATATTATGCATTAAATGCACAACCCAGTGCAGAAGAGCTTTCAAAAATTGCTGATTCAGTAAACCTACCACTGGATGTGGTaaaaaaatggtttgaaaaaATGCAAGCTGGACAAATTTCTGTACAGTCTTCTGGACCATCTTCTCCTGAACAAGGCAAATTAAGTAATCCTAATGATAATGATGATCAAGCAGGACATACAGATGTGAGTGAACCCTCCAACAGCACAAGTAACTCACAAAATTCGCTCAAGATAATTAAATCTCAGACTTTATCAGTGGGATCGACTCTGAATGGTTCGCGAAGTAGCACGCCATCTCCATCACCACTAAACCTCTCATCATCCAGAAGTTCACAGGGTTATACGTACACAGCAGAAGGTGGACAAGAAGAGCCACAAATTGAACCTCTTGACCTTTCACTACCAAAGCAACATGGAGAACTATTGGAAAGATCTACCATAACTAGTGTTTACCAGAACAGTGTTTATTCTGTCCAAGAAGAACCTTTGAACTTGACTTGTGCAAAAAAAGAACCACAAAAGGACAGCAGTATTACAGACTCTGATCCTGTTGTAAATGTAATCCCACCAAGTGCCAACCCCATAAATATTGCTATACCTACAGTCACTGCCCAATTACCTACAATTGTTGCCATTGCTGACCAGAACAGTGTTCCATGCTTAAGAGCTCTAGCTGCCAATAAGCAAACCATTTTGATTCCACAGGTGGCTTATACATATTCAACTACAGTTACCCCTGCAGTCCAAGAAACACCACCAAAACAGACTCAAG
Encoded here:
- the ZEB1 gene encoding zinc finger E-box-binding homeobox 1 → MADGPRCKRRKQANPRRNNVTNYNNVVEANSDSDDEDKLHIVEEESVTDAADCDASVPEDDLPTDHTVLQENSEREGSTNSGWEDEAGKETKEILGPEAQTDEVGCTVKEDECDSDAENEQNHDPNVEEFLQQEDTAVIYPEAPEEDQRQGTPEASGQDENGTPDAFSQLLTCPYCDRGYKRFTSLKEHIKYRHEKNEDNFSCSLCSYTFAYRTQLERHMTSHKSGRDQRHVTQSSGNRKFKCTECGKAFKYKHHLKEHLRIHSGEKPYECPNCKKRFSHSGSYSSHISSKKCIGLMPVNGRARSGLKTSQCSSPSLSASPGSPARPQIRQKIENKPLQEQLPVNQIKTEPVDYEFKPIVVASGINCSTPLQNGVFSGGSPLQATSSPQGVVQAVVLPTVGLVSPISINLSDIQNVLKVAVDGNVIRQVLENNHANLASKEQETINTASIPQAGHSLISAISLPLVDQDGTTKIIINYSLEQPSQLQVVPQNLKKENSVSTNSCKNEKLPEDLTVKSEKEKNFEGETNDSTCLLCDDCPGDLNALQELKHYDPKNPTQLSQLSGTEAEKSESPAPSEAGEGNLSPGQPPLKNLLSLLKAYYALNAQPSAEELSKIADSVNLPLDVVKKWFEKMQAGQISVQSSGPSSPEQGKLSNPNDNDDQAGHTDVSEPSNSTSNSQNSLKIIKSQTLSVGSTLNGSRSSTPSPSPLNLSSSRSSQGYTYTAEGGQEEPQIEPLDLSLPKQHGELLERSTITSVYQNSVYSVQEEPLNLTCAKKEPQKDSSITDSDPVVNVIPPSANPINIAIPTVTAQLPTIVAIADQNSVPCLRALAANKQTILIPQVAYTYSTTVTPAVQETPPKQTQANGNQDEKQDTSSEGVSNVEDQNDSDSTPPKKKMRKTENGMYACDLCDKIFQKSSSLLRHKYEHTGKRPHECGICKKAFKHKHHLIEHMRLHSGEKPYQCDKCGKRFSHSGSYSQHMNHRYSYCKREAEERDSTEQEETGQEVLNSEHVSARASPSQIDSDERESLTREEEEDSEKEEEEEEYKEMEELQEEKECRNLQIEKEDDEEGKTEGNKKDEEAANEVSNVEEVIQNCEQVSEENKA